From Saccharibacillus brassicae:
CAGCAGCCCCGTGACGATCCATTTGGTATTGGTTTGATTCATGATCCGCACACCAGCCTTCTTGTTGAGTTTCGTTGTACATGTTAGATGACCGGCGGGTCAGTGTCAAGTCCATTTTTATGTAAAAACCATCATACTTGAAAAAGAATCGTCTTCCCACGCTTGCGGACGGCGCGCCTGAGCGGCAGACCGGCCCGCAGGCCGATCCGCTGCCCGCTACAGCGCTTTGACGGCTCCTCCGTCGACCAGCAGCGCCTGCCCGGTGACATACGTATTGGCGAACGATCCGTAGAAGACGACGATCCGGCCGAATTCGTCCGGCTGTCCGAGTCGGCCGAGCGGAATTTGCGCTTCGTTCTCCTGCCGGATCTCTTCGATCGGGCGCCCTGTCCGCTCCGCCTTATCTTCGTCCAGCTCCGCGATCCGGTCGGTCGCGATCCGGCCCGGCGCCACCGTATTGATCAAGATGCCGTCCGGCGCAAGTTCGGTCGCAAGCGTCTTCGTCAGCGCGTTCACGCCCGAGCGAAGCACGTTCGACAGAATCAGGCCGTCGATCGGCTGCTTGATGGACGTCGAAGTCAGGTTGACGATCCGTCCGCCGCCCGCTTGGCGCATATGCGGCAGCGCCGCGCGGATCATGCGGATCGTGCCGAGCAGATTGAGCTCGAACGCGCCCTGCCAGTCCGCGTCGTCCATATCGTCGAACCGTCCGCCAGGCGGCCCGCCCGCGTTGACTATCAGCACGTCGAGCCCGCCGAAGCGCCGCGCCGCTTGCTCGATTGCCCGCCGCACGTCGTCTTCGCGGCCCGCATCCATGACGACCGTCGCCACCTCGACGCCGGTCGCTTCGCCGATCGCCCGTTTGGCTTCCGACAACCGCTCTTCGCTGCGGCTCGCGATCGTGACGTTGGCGCCTTCCCTTGCGAATTCGAGCGCCGCCGCCCGCCCCAGCCCTTTGCTCGCCGCGGCGACGAAGACCGATTTTCCTTTGAGTCCCAGATCCATGTTCCCGCCTCCTTCGTTGGTTTCGCTTTCCCTTTTTATATACCCGCTTTGCCTCTTTCCGCCCGGGGCTTTTACCGCGCAAAAGCTGGCAAAAAGAGCCCAAAATTGATAGGATAATGAAACGAAAGACCGACCTGTCCCAGAAAAGGAGCGATACCTATGGATCTCGGTTCCAATATCCGCACCGTTCGGAAGCGCAAAGGCATCACGATCGCTTCGATCTGCGCGGCAACCGGCTTGTCGCAGGGCTTTATGAGCCAGGTGGAGAACAACAAAACGTCGCCGTCCATCTCCACGCTGGAGCAGATCTCCAAAGCGCTGGACGTGCCGCTCGCCTATCTTTTGCTGCAAACGGAAGAACGGATGCAGGTCACCCGCCAAAGCGAGCGGCGCCAGACGTCCGGAGGCACGGAGAACGTCTCTATCTCGCATATCGGACGTACGCCGCATCTGCGCATGACGATCGTCGAACTGTCGCCGGGCGCGTCGTCCGGCGACGTTCCG
This genomic window contains:
- a CDS encoding SDR family oxidoreductase encodes the protein MDLGLKGKSVFVAAASKGLGRAAALEFAREGANVTIASRSEERLSEAKRAIGEATGVEVATVVMDAGREDDVRRAIEQAARRFGGLDVLIVNAGGPPGGRFDDMDDADWQGAFELNLLGTIRMIRAALPHMRQAGGGRIVNLTSTSIKQPIDGLILSNVLRSGVNALTKTLATELAPDGILINTVAPGRIATDRIAELDEDKAERTGRPIEEIRQENEAQIPLGRLGQPDEFGRIVVFYGSFANTYVTGQALLVDGGAVKAL
- a CDS encoding helix-turn-helix domain-containing protein, whose product is MDLGSNIRTVRKRKGITIASICAATGLSQGFMSQVENNKTSPSISTLEQISKALDVPLAYLLLQTEERMQVTRQSERRQTSGGTENVSISHIGRTPHLRMTIVELSPGASSGDVPHAHEGEEVHVVVRGTVMAQQGEDLYELGEGDAFSWNASVPHRVWNAGSEPAIVLISVYTDSRREVDPL